The following proteins are encoded in a genomic region of Streptomyces gobiensis:
- a CDS encoding alpha/beta fold hydrolase has protein sequence MSRLIHISSGPYAPPAPARELTVTSADGARLHAETHGPENGPAIVLAHGWTCSTVFWAPVIRKLAADGHRVIVYDQRGHGRSPAAPGGYSTHALADDLCAVLDATLDEGERAVIGGHSMGGMTIMAAADRPELGRRAAALLLCSTGASRLPGEARVLPFRSPRLRARAHRLLLGSRAPMGPVTPISKKAVKYATMGPGSAPDKVEACARIVHACPRTVRAAWGAVLGDLDLAARIPELTAPTAVIIGTQDRLTPIVHARELAAALPDCAGLHELAGLGHMTPIEAPEAVTDVLGGLVREHLAATDAGRDTERDMERGSERDVERGSEPDVAKEAGKP, from the coding sequence ATGAGCCGTCTCATACATATATCCAGCGGCCCCTACGCTCCTCCCGCCCCGGCCCGGGAGCTGACCGTGACCTCCGCCGACGGGGCGCGGCTGCACGCCGAGACCCATGGGCCGGAGAACGGACCGGCCATAGTGCTGGCACATGGCTGGACCTGCTCCACCGTCTTCTGGGCGCCGGTGATACGGAAGCTGGCCGCCGACGGTCACCGGGTGATCGTCTACGACCAGCGGGGGCACGGCCGTTCCCCCGCCGCACCCGGCGGATACAGCACCCACGCGCTCGCCGACGATCTGTGTGCCGTGCTCGACGCCACCCTGGACGAGGGCGAACGGGCCGTCATAGGCGGGCACTCCATGGGCGGCATGACCATCATGGCCGCCGCCGACCGCCCCGAACTCGGTCGGCGCGCGGCAGCGCTGCTGCTGTGCAGTACCGGGGCCAGCCGACTGCCCGGCGAGGCCCGGGTGCTGCCGTTCCGCTCACCGCGTCTCCGCGCTCGGGCGCACCGGCTGCTGCTCGGCTCACGGGCGCCGATGGGGCCCGTCACACCGATCTCCAAGAAGGCGGTCAAGTACGCGACGATGGGCCCCGGTTCTGCCCCGGACAAGGTCGAGGCCTGCGCCCGTATCGTGCACGCCTGTCCCCGGACCGTGCGCGCCGCATGGGGCGCCGTGCTGGGCGATCTCGATCTGGCGGCGAGGATACCGGAACTGACCGCGCCCACCGCGGTCATCATCGGCACCCAGGACCGGCTCACCCCCATCGTGCACGCCCGGGAGCTGGCCGCCGCGCTGCCCGACTGCGCCGGGCTGCATGAGCTGGCAGGGCTTGGCCATATGACCCCCATTGAGGCACCGGAGGCCGTGACGGACGTGCTGGGTGGGCTGGTACGCGAGCACTTGGCGGCAACCGATGCGGGGCGGGATACGGAGCGGGACATGGAGCGGGGTTCGGAGCGGGATGTGGAGCGGGGTTCGGAGCCGGATGTAGCGAAGGAGGCAGGGAAGCCATGA
- a CDS encoding flavin-containing monooxygenase, protein MAEREHEHVRVAVIGSGFGGLGAAVRLRRAGITDFVVLERREAVGGTWHDNSYPGCACDVPSHLYSFSFAPNPQWPRSFSGQPHIRAYLERVTDTFGLRQHIRFNCEVQQLTWDTDELHWVIETGQGTLTADLVVSATGPLSDPKIPDIPGLDGFKGKVFHSAQWDHDYDLRGKRIAMIGTGASAIQIVPAIQPTVGRLTLFQRTPAWVMPRVDRRITGVERWLHTMLPATRYLRRQLLWGIRELQVSAFTKRPAELGLVQRLAAAHMKRVIKDPQTRRQLTPDYRIGCKRILLSNDFYPALTKENVDLVASGLREVRGSTLVAADGTETEADAIIFGTGFHVTDMPIAKKVKGANGTTLAEEWKEGMEALRGASAAGFPNFLTIIGPNTGLGNSSMILMIEAQLNYMVDFVRQLDTLGGKVALDARPAAVRAWNQHLQERMKRTVWNTGGCDSWYLDANGRNTTVWPGTTSEFRKVTKEVRLEEYEVLRAAARQGAQQREAAA, encoded by the coding sequence ATGGCCGAGCGTGAGCATGAGCATGTACGGGTGGCGGTGATCGGATCCGGATTCGGCGGCCTGGGCGCCGCCGTGCGGCTGCGCCGCGCGGGCATCACGGACTTCGTGGTGCTGGAACGCCGGGAGGCGGTCGGCGGCACCTGGCACGACAACAGCTATCCGGGCTGTGCCTGCGACGTGCCCTCACATCTCTACTCCTTCTCCTTCGCACCCAACCCGCAGTGGCCACGGAGCTTCTCCGGGCAGCCACACATTCGGGCGTATCTGGAGCGGGTCACCGACACCTTCGGGCTGCGGCAGCACATCCGCTTCAACTGCGAGGTACAGCAGCTCACCTGGGACACCGACGAACTGCACTGGGTCATCGAGACCGGGCAGGGGACCTTGACCGCGGACCTGGTGGTGTCCGCCACCGGCCCGCTCTCCGATCCGAAGATCCCCGACATTCCCGGGCTGGACGGCTTCAAGGGGAAGGTCTTCCACTCCGCGCAGTGGGACCACGACTACGATCTGCGTGGCAAGCGGATCGCCATGATCGGCACGGGTGCCTCGGCGATCCAGATCGTCCCGGCCATCCAGCCCACCGTTGGACGGCTCACCCTCTTCCAGCGCACCCCGGCCTGGGTGATGCCACGGGTGGACCGCAGGATCACCGGTGTGGAGCGCTGGCTGCACACCATGCTCCCCGCCACCCGCTATCTCCGCCGCCAGCTCCTGTGGGGCATCCGGGAGCTCCAGGTCAGCGCCTTTACCAAGCGGCCGGCCGAACTGGGGCTGGTACAGCGGCTCGCCGCCGCGCATATGAAGCGGGTCATCAAGGACCCGCAGACGCGGCGGCAGCTCACCCCGGACTACCGCATCGGCTGTAAGCGGATCCTGCTCTCCAATGACTTCTACCCGGCGCTGACCAAGGAGAATGTCGACCTCGTCGCCTCCGGGCTGCGGGAGGTCCGCGGCAGCACCCTGGTCGCCGCCGACGGCACCGAGACCGAGGCCGACGCGATCATCTTCGGCACCGGCTTCCATGTCACCGACATGCCGATCGCGAAGAAGGTCAAGGGTGCCAACGGGACGACCCTGGCCGAGGAGTGGAAGGAAGGAATGGAAGCGCTGCGCGGAGCGAGCGCGGCGGGCTTCCCCAACTTCCTGACGATCATCGGCCCCAATACCGGGCTCGGCAACAGCTCGATGATCCTGATGATCGAGGCCCAGCTGAACTACATGGTCGACTTCGTGCGGCAGCTGGACACCCTCGGCGGCAAGGTCGCCCTGGACGCCCGCCCTGCCGCGGTGCGCGCCTGGAACCAGCACCTCCAGGAACGTATGAAGCGCACCGTCTGGAACACCGGCGGCTGCGACAGCTGGTACCTGGACGCCAACGGCCGCAATACGACGGTGTGGCCGGGCACCACCTCCGAGTTCCGCAAGGTGACCAAGGAGGTCCGCCTTGAGGAGTACGAGGTACTGCGAGCCGCGGCGCGGCAGGGTGCCCAGCAGCGGGAGGCCGCCGCATGA
- a CDS encoding MerR family transcriptional regulator, translated as MTTRTLRFYRERKLVPPPRREGRIAWYSDHHLARLRTIGALLTRGHTLGGIAEILAAFEKGRDSRSAAELLGLAHTLTPPFSEETPVRLTPEELAAHFPGEDSAENLSACLDLGYLAVDGDELVHVSQRLLDASSALVGEGIPLSAVLDAGREVRTHVEAIATVFADLIRERLLASGRDPERIAEAVDRLRPYAKQVVDAELSMALDRRVRTELDAWLQDQAHGPKEP; from the coding sequence ATCACCACCCGTACGCTGCGCTTCTACCGCGAGCGCAAGCTGGTGCCGCCACCCCGCCGGGAAGGCCGGATCGCCTGGTACAGCGACCACCACCTCGCCCGGCTGCGCACCATCGGCGCCCTGCTCACCCGAGGCCATACCCTGGGCGGAATCGCCGAGATCCTTGCCGCCTTCGAGAAGGGCCGCGATTCCCGCAGCGCCGCCGAACTGCTGGGCCTGGCCCACACCCTGACCCCGCCCTTCTCGGAGGAGACCCCGGTCCGGCTCACTCCCGAGGAGCTGGCCGCGCACTTCCCCGGCGAGGACTCCGCAGAGAATCTGTCCGCCTGCCTTGATCTTGGCTACCTCGCGGTGGACGGCGATGAGCTGGTCCACGTCAGCCAGCGTCTCCTGGATGCCTCGTCCGCGCTGGTCGGGGAGGGGATTCCGCTCTCCGCCGTGCTGGACGCGGGCCGGGAGGTCCGTACCCATGTCGAGGCCATCGCCACGGTATTCGCGGACCTCATCCGTGAGCGGCTGCTGGCCAGCGGCCGGGACCCGGAACGTATCGCCGAGGCCGTGGACCGCCTCCGCCCGTACGCCAAGCAGGTCGTCGACGCGGAGCTGTCCATGGCCCTGGACCGCCGGGTACGCACGGAACTGGACGCCTGGCTCCAAGACCAGGCCCACGGCCCCAAGGAACCCTAG
- a CDS encoding exodeoxyribonuclease III — protein sequence MFKVSSVNVNGLRAAAKKGYAEWLAATEADVICLQEVRAEPHQLADEVREPDGWHVSYAPAAAKGRAGVALLTRREPDRVRVGFGVTEFEESGRYLEADLPGVTVASLYLPSGEVGTERQEEKERFMAAFFPYLKELRERAAADGREVLVCGDWNIAHQEADLKNWKANRKNAGFLPEEREWMSRIFTETDGGYVDVVRQLHPGQAGPYSWWSYRGRAFDNDSGWRIDYQVATGGLAKRALKAEVERAPSHTARWSDHAPVTVTFDLAGAA from the coding sequence ATGTTCAAGGTGTCGTCCGTAAACGTGAATGGGCTGCGAGCCGCGGCCAAGAAGGGCTATGCGGAGTGGCTGGCGGCCACCGAGGCGGATGTGATCTGCCTCCAGGAGGTCCGCGCCGAACCGCATCAGCTCGCCGATGAGGTGCGCGAGCCGGACGGCTGGCATGTCTCCTACGCGCCGGCCGCCGCCAAAGGCCGGGCGGGCGTGGCCCTGCTCACCCGCCGGGAGCCGGACCGGGTGCGGGTGGGCTTCGGGGTGACGGAGTTCGAAGAGTCCGGCCGCTATCTGGAGGCCGACCTTCCAGGTGTGACGGTCGCCAGCCTCTACCTCCCCTCCGGTGAGGTCGGCACCGAGCGGCAGGAGGAGAAGGAACGCTTTATGGCTGCCTTCTTCCCCTATCTCAAGGAGCTCCGGGAGCGCGCGGCGGCCGACGGCCGCGAGGTGCTGGTCTGCGGCGACTGGAATATCGCCCACCAGGAGGCCGACCTGAAGAACTGGAAGGCCAACCGCAAGAACGCCGGGTTTCTGCCGGAGGAGCGGGAGTGGATGTCCCGGATCTTCACCGAGACCGACGGCGGCTATGTCGATGTCGTACGCCAGCTCCACCCCGGCCAGGCGGGCCCGTACTCCTGGTGGTCCTACCGTGGCCGCGCCTTCGACAACGACAGCGGCTGGCGGATCGACTATCAGGTGGCGACGGGCGGCCTGGCGAAGCGGGCGCTGAAGGCCGAGGTGGAGCGGGCGCCCAGCCACACGGCACGGTGGAGCGACCATGCGCCGGTCACGGTGACGTTCGACTTGGCCGGAGCGGCGTAG
- a CDS encoding GNAT family N-acetyltransferase, whose amino-acid sequence MQIVTAGYDHPDAQKLDAEVQLEYAERYASGGDISPLSPEMFEPPNGLFVLVYDDSGRPVGTGGWRSQERNGEGYSDGDAEIKRMYVIPGARGQGLARKILAVLEESARAAGRVRMVLETGIKQPEAIELYTSSGYEPVKKFGFYRDYDDSRCFAKLL is encoded by the coding sequence ATGCAGATTGTGACCGCGGGTTACGACCACCCCGACGCACAGAAGCTCGACGCCGAAGTGCAGCTGGAGTACGCCGAGCGCTATGCGAGCGGGGGCGATATCTCCCCATTGAGCCCGGAAATGTTCGAGCCCCCGAACGGTCTGTTTGTGCTGGTGTACGACGACTCGGGGCGGCCGGTCGGCACCGGTGGCTGGCGGAGCCAGGAGCGTAACGGCGAGGGCTACTCGGACGGTGATGCCGAGATCAAGCGGATGTACGTCATACCCGGGGCCCGTGGCCAGGGTCTGGCCCGGAAGATCCTCGCCGTGCTGGAGGAGAGCGCACGGGCGGCGGGACGCGTCCGGATGGTCCTGGAGACCGGCATCAAGCAGCCTGAGGCAATAGAGCTGTACACCTCCAGCGGCTACGAGCCCGTCAAGAAGTTCGGCTTCTATCGCGACTACGACGACTCCCGCTGTTTCGCCAAGCTGCTGTAA
- a CDS encoding class I SAM-dependent methyltransferase, producing MDEQLQHHYTQLADTYDDTWGHRPAYLDWMEEHISRRLRVSPGEWIADIGAGTGLFLRRLLPYATEQTPVVCVDPSAAMLARLPQDPRLHPVQATAEELAAGQVELPCDTVDALVIKEAVHHFTDLDHTLVGLADQLSADGRVLIVTLPPQLKYPLFQTALDRFAAGQPEPESVAAALRKAGLKATTTIEEFPVSIERDRWLRLVANRWMSVLSTFSDTELSSGLEEIAEEHPSPQLEFPDRFAFILGHR from the coding sequence GTGGATGAGCAGCTCCAGCACCACTACACACAGCTCGCGGACACCTACGACGACACGTGGGGCCACCGCCCCGCGTACCTGGACTGGATGGAGGAACACATCAGCCGTCGGCTGCGCGTCAGCCCCGGGGAGTGGATCGCCGACATCGGAGCGGGCACCGGCCTGTTCCTGCGCCGTCTGCTGCCGTACGCGACGGAGCAAACCCCGGTGGTATGCGTCGACCCTTCGGCGGCGATGCTCGCCCGGCTGCCACAGGACCCTCGCCTGCACCCGGTTCAGGCCACGGCGGAGGAGTTGGCCGCGGGGCAGGTGGAGCTGCCGTGCGACACCGTTGACGCTCTCGTGATCAAGGAGGCGGTGCACCACTTCACCGACCTGGACCACACCCTGGTGGGTCTGGCCGACCAGCTGTCCGCCGACGGCCGCGTCCTCATTGTGACGCTTCCGCCGCAGCTCAAGTATCCGCTCTTTCAGACGGCGCTGGACCGCTTCGCCGCCGGCCAGCCCGAGCCCGAGTCGGTCGCCGCCGCACTGCGCAAGGCGGGGCTGAAAGCGACCACCACCATCGAGGAGTTTCCCGTCTCCATTGAACGGGACCGCTGGCTACGGCTGGTAGCCAACCGCTGGATGTCCGTGCTGTCCACGTTCTCCGACACCGAGCTCAGCAGCGGCCTGGAGGAGATCGCCGAGGAACACCCCAGCCCCCAGCTGGAGTTCCCGGACCGCTTCGCCTTCATCCTCGGTCACCGCTGA
- a CDS encoding YbaK/EbsC family protein: protein MDSPLSTPFGSFEGAWPAVRRPELVARPVADALEKWAAAAPVESVLVVDTDPDKADTAAFCEAYDVAADVSANCVVVAAKRGQQTTLAACVVLATTQLDVNRTVRKHLGARKASFAAMDMAVAETGMEYGGITPIGLPGDWPLLVDEAVTATPHVLIGSGLRRGKLIVPGSALGELPGAETIAGLGK from the coding sequence ATGGACAGCCCCCTCAGCACTCCCTTCGGTTCCTTCGAGGGCGCGTGGCCAGCGGTGCGGCGGCCCGAACTGGTGGCACGCCCCGTGGCCGACGCGCTGGAGAAGTGGGCGGCCGCGGCGCCGGTGGAGTCGGTGCTTGTCGTGGACACCGACCCGGACAAGGCCGACACCGCGGCCTTCTGCGAGGCCTATGACGTAGCGGCCGACGTCTCCGCGAACTGTGTGGTGGTCGCGGCCAAGCGTGGTCAGCAGACCACGCTCGCCGCATGCGTCGTGCTCGCGACCACCCAGCTCGATGTCAACAGGACGGTCCGCAAACACCTCGGCGCCCGCAAGGCGTCGTTCGCCGCCATGGATATGGCTGTCGCCGAGACCGGCATGGAATACGGCGGCATCACGCCCATCGGCTTGCCCGGTGACTGGCCCCTGCTGGTCGATGAGGCCGTCACCGCGACCCCCCATGTTCTGATCGGCAGCGGTCTGCGCCGCGGCAAGCTCATCGTGCCCGGCAGCGCACTGGGCGAGCTCCCCGGTGCGGAAACCATCGCCGGGCTGGGTAAATGA